In Syngnathoides biaculeatus isolate LvHL_M chromosome 5, ASM1980259v1, whole genome shotgun sequence, the following are encoded in one genomic region:
- the il6r gene encoding interleukin-6 receptor subunit alpha — translation MHVFPTLLWFLCATPVCGIFLGTCLRKGSPGVLVLSPGSSLVMSCEGDVMVDGAKVTVAKQPSNDKDSSSETQTSNGAFIKTDRNTLTDKSQEEGVQSAVSLSSSTSSSFPTHQELWATSTHLKGEDMDGSKWRRGTKGKPKWKWKGRTVGRGRWDWDGFVLGESGTQLSVTSARLKDSGNYTCQHRGREMFSLKVVVADPPEVPHLSCSKKSPSSKIRCDWTPQKPLTLRPSCYLLVNKRPSDRFHRVECSFSSQWSRCWCVLEHNEDERRIRHMAYLCVTNMAGNATSTILTFSPLGILKPDPPSAVSVQQKVGEETRMVVNWTFPTSWKSQDSYYELKYELKYQPVGSSPSSTQLMSISGRRSFTITDAMPGVMYVIQLRTQDEYDGLWSSWSAPVYGSSWIDTRTQEPTTLLNDDLLNITFPEYDGSGTDDLSDALPESTVGPGAVVSHHILWISCSLAIVAVILAVYIFRHKEKFMTKLHSLSFRRHYKGPAKSNPPTPTAPESRALVTFNPPRPKEEPPVGEEEEAAEENHGESERREAIHFNNTNYFFMQRE, via the exons ATGCACGTTTTTCCTACATTGTTGTGGTTCCTGTGTGCCACACCAGTATGCGGCATTTTCCTGGGGACTTGTCTGAGAAAAG GCTCCCCCGGGGTGTTGGTACTGTCCCCAGGGAGCAGTTTAGTTATGTCCTGCGAAGGCGATGTGATGGTGGATGGAGCAAAAGTCACAGTGGCCAAGCAGCCTTCCAATGACAAAGACTCTTCCAGTGAGACCCAGACCAGCAATGGGGCTTTCATAAAAACTGATAGGAACACTTTGACGGACAAGAGTCAGGAGGAAGGAGTCCAAAGTGCtgtatcattatcatcatcaacatCGTCATCGTTTCCTACTCATCAAGAGCTTTGGGCAACCAGTACACATTTGAAGGGGGAAGACATGGACGGCAGCAAGTGGAGGAGGGGCACAAAAGGGAAGCCCAAGTGGAAGTGGAAGGGGAGGACAGTGGGGCGAGGACGTTGGGACTGGGACGGCTTCGTGCTAGGGGAGAGCGGGACGCAGCTCTCTGTCACCTCGGCGCGGCTGAAGGATTCCGGGAATTACACGTGTCAGCACAGAGGCCGAGAGATGTTCTCTTTGAAGGTCGTTGTGGCCG ATCCTCCAGAAGTTCCCCACCTCTCCTGCTCCAAAAAGTCCCCCAGCAGTAAGATCCGGTGTGATTGGACGCCTCAAAAGCCGTTAACATTACGCCCAAGCTGTTACCTCTTAGTCAATAAAAG GCCCAGTGACAGATTCCATCGTGTGGAGTGCTCCTTCTCCTCCCAGTGGTCCCGCTGCTGGTGCGTTCTGGAGCACAACGAGGACGAGCGGAGGATCCGCCACATGGCTTACTTGTGCGTCACAAACATGGCGGGCAACGCCACAAGCACTATCTTGACCTTTTCACCTCTCGGCATTT TGAAGCCGGACCCTCCGTCAGCGGTGTCGGTTCAACAGAAAGTGGGAGAAGAGACCAGGATGGTTGTGAACTGGACTTTCCCCACTTCCTGGAAGTCCCAAGACAGTTATTATGAGCTTAAATATGAACTCAAATACCAACCCGTTGGCTCGTCGCCTTCAAGTACGCAG CTGATGTCTATCAGCGGCCGCCGCTCGTTCACCATCACCGACGCGATGCCGGGTGTCATGTACGTGATCCAGCTCAGAACTCAAGATGAATATGATGGTCTCTGGAGCAGCTGGAGCGCGCCGGTATACGGCAGCAGCTGGATTG ACACGAGGACACAAGAGCCCACGACTTTGTTGAACGACGACCTCCTGAATATAACA TTTCCCGAGTACGATGGATCCGGCACGGATGATCTATCAGATG CACTTCCCGAATCGACCGTCGGCCCCGGGGCGGTGGTGTCACATCACATCCTGTGGATCTCATGCTCATTGGCCATAGTCGCGGTTATTTTGGCCGTCTACATCTTCAG ACACAAAGAAAAATTCATGACCAAACTGCACAGCCTGAGTTTTCGACGGCATTACAAAGGACCCGCCAAGTCCAACCCTCCCACACCAACAGCACCAGAATCTCGAGCCCTGGTGACCTTTAACCCCCCACGTCCCAAGGAAGAACCCCCCGtgggagaagaggaagaggccGCCGAGGAAAACCACGGCGAGTCGGAGCGAAGAGAAGCCATTCACTTCAACAATACAAACTATTTCTTCATGCAGAGAGAGTGA
- the LOC133501078 gene encoding RIIa domain-containing protein 1, producing MSVQSGLGKLDVGVLNAEQREKLRQFKIQTRIDNEKYLMAHPEVEVMVEDFLRDVLLKRPTHIRAFAAEHFTNPDLHTVINAKMETINMDS from the exons ATGTCAGTACAAAGCGGTCTCGGCAAACTGGACGTCGGCGTCCTGAACGCTGAACAGCGGGAGAAGCTGCGCCAGTTCAAA ATCCAGACGAGGATCGACAATGAGAAGTACCTGATGGCGCACCCTGAGGTGGAGGTCATGGTGGAAGATTTTCTCAG GGATGTGCTTCTTAAAAGGCCCACGCACATTCGAGCCTTTGCTGCTG AACATTTCACCAACCCCGACCTTCACACCGTCATTAATGCCAAAATGGAGACCATCAATATGGACTCCTAG